In the genome of Gadus chalcogrammus isolate NIFS_2021 chromosome 21, NIFS_Gcha_1.0, whole genome shotgun sequence, one region contains:
- the LOC130374057 gene encoding sodium-dependent multivitamin transporter-like gives MGDVVQMHFSTVDYVIFALLLVASTGIGLFYAFSGGRQRTTQEFLLADRSMSCLPVSLSLLATFQSAVAILGAPSEVYTFGTQYWFLGCSYFLGLLIPAHVFIPVFYRLRLSSAYEYLELRFNKTVRICGTITFIFQMVIYMGVVLYAPALALNAVTGFDLWGAVLAMGLVCTLYTALGGLKAVIWTDVFQTVVMFAGQLAVIVVGTSQAGGISEVWRKAMNGSRIASLDLNPDPLERHTFWTLGVGGVFLMLALYGVNQAQVQRYLSSRTEREAVMSCYVVFPCQQIVLSLGCLMGLVMFARYGEDSPLDKGYVKTKDQMVLYFVMDVFRDLPGLPGLFVACLFSGALSTISSAFNSLATVTMEDLIKPFFPNMTEAKATLLSKALALGYGLVCLAMAYVASLMGSVLQAAFSIFGMVGGPLLGLFCLGMFFPWANSTGALVGLFSGLAMAFWIGIGSFVMRLPGPDLLPYANTTAPPLLGNMTTVAMTTLVSAMTNKTRSSGVEAIYNLSYMWYSAHNSATVVLVGLLVSLITGPMKEKDLTPGTVFPVLGTLLFFLPERYKEKLCCVTPLGHKHKDAQPYLTAQKENQEEVEEEVGGRKGAGEKLVEAGLAAPRASTTLSPHPSEETAL, from the exons ATGGGAGACGTAGTCCAGATGCACTTCAGCACGGTGGACTATGTGATCTTTGCGTTGCTGCTGGTGGCGTCGACGGGCATCGGCCTCTTCTACGCCTTCTCCGGGGGGCGCCAGCGGACCACGCAG GAGTTCCTGCTGGCGGACCGCTCCATGAGCTGCCTGCCCGTGTCGCTGTCGCTGCTGGCCACCTTCCAGTCGGCCGTGGCCATCCTGGGAGCGCCGTCGGAGGTGTACACCTTCGGCACGCAGTACTGGTTCCTGGGCTGCTCATACTTCCTGGGGCTGCTCATCCCCGCCCACGTCTTCATCCCCGTCTTCTACCGCCTGCGCCTGTCCAGCGCCTACGAG TATCTGGAGCTGCGCTTCAACAAGACGGTCCGGATCTGTGGGACGATCACCTTCATCTTCCAGATG GTGATCTACATGGGGGTGGTGCTGTACGCCCCCGCTCTGGCCCTCAACGCAG TAACTGGGTTTGACCTCTGGGGGGCGGTGTTGGCTATGGGCCTTGTGTGCACACTGTACACTGCACTG GGAGGTCTGAAGGCGGTGATCTGGACGGACGTGTTCCAGACGGTGGTGATGTTCGCCGGGCAGCTGGCGGTCATCGTGGTGGGGACCAGCCAGGCCGGGGGCATCTCCGAGGTGTGGAGGAAGGCCATGAACGGCAGCCGCATCGCCTCCCTGGA CCTGAACCCCGACCCCCTGGAGAGGCACACCTTCTGGACGCTGGGCGTGGGCGGGGTCTTCCTGATGCTGGCGCTGTACGGAGTCAACCAGGCCCAGGTCCAACGCTACCTGAGCTCCAGGACGGAGAGGGAGGCTGTGAT GTCTTGCTACGTGGTGTTCCCGTGCCAGCAGATCGTTCTGTCTCTGGGCTGTCTCATGGGGCTTGTGATGTTCGCCCGCTACGGAGAGGACAGCCCTCTGGACAAGGGCTACGTCAAGACCAAGGACCAG ATGGTGCTCTACTTCGTGATGGACGTCTTCAGAGACCTGCCGGGTCTGCCTGGTCTCTTCGTGGCCTGCCTCTTCAGCGGAGCTCTCAG TACAATCTCTTCGGCCTTTAACTCCCTAGCAACAGTAACCATGGAGGACCTTATCAAGCCCTTTTTCCCAAACATGACTGAAGCCAAAGCTACGCTGCTCTCCAAGGCTCTAG CCCTTGGCTACGGTCTGGTGTGTCTGGCCATGGCCTACGTCGCCTCCCTCATGGGTTCGGTTCTCCAG GCGGCCTTCAGCATCTTCGGCATGGTGGGAGGACCCCTACTGGGCCTCTTCTGCCTCGGAATGTTCTTCCCCTGGGCCAACTCCACG gggGCTCTGGTGGGCCTGTTCTCAGGTTTGGCCATGGCCTTCTGGATCGGGATCGGCAGCTTCGTGATGCGTCTGCCCGGCCCCGACCTCCTGCCGTACGCCAACACGAcggccccgcccctcctggGCAACATGACGACGGTTGCCATGACGACGCTGGTCAGCGCCATGACGAACAAGACTAG gtccAGTGGGGTGGAGGCCATCTACAACCTGTCCTACATGTGGTACAGCGCCCACAACTCTGCTaccgtggtgctggtggggctgCTGGTCAGCCTGATCACAG ggcccATGAAGGAGAAGGACCTGACCCCCGGGACGGTGTTCCCGGTGTTGGGCACCCTGCTGTTCTTCCTGCCCGAGCGCTACAAGGAGAAGCTGTGCTGCGTGACCCCACTGGGCCACAAG CATAAGGACGCCCAGCCCTACCTGACGGCCCAgaaggagaaccaggaggaggtggaggaggaggtgggggggcgcAAGGGGGCGGGGGAGAAGCTGGTGGAGGCCGGCCTGGCCGCCCCCCGGGCCTCCACCACCCTGAGCCCCCACCCCTCCGAAGAGACCgccctctaa